From Symphalangus syndactylus isolate Jambi chromosome X, NHGRI_mSymSyn1-v2.1_pri, whole genome shotgun sequence, the proteins below share one genomic window:
- the TCEAL5 gene encoding transcription elongation factor A protein-like 5 isoform X1 encodes MEKLYKENEGKPENERNLESEGKPEDEGSTEDEGKSDEEEKPDMEGKTECEGKREDEGEPGDEGQLEDEGSQEKQGKSEGEGKPQSEGKPASQAKPESQPRAAEKRPAEDYVPRKAKRKTDRGTDDSPKDSQEDLQERHLSSEEMMRECGDVSRAQEELRKKQKMGGFHWMQRDVQDPFAPRGQRGVRGVRGGGRGQKDLEDVPYV; translated from the coding sequence ATGGAAAAGCTCTACAAAGAAAACGAAGGAAAGCCAGAGAATGAAAGAAACCTAGAAAGTGAGGGAAAGCCAGAAGATGAGGGAAGTacagaagatgaaggaaagtCAGACGAGGAAGAAAAGCCGGACATGGAGGGGAAGACAGAATGCGAGGGAAAGCGAGAGGATGAGGGAGAGCCAGGTGATGAGGGACAACTGGAAGATGAGGGAAGCCAGGAAAAGCAGGGCAAGTCCGAAGGTGAGGGCAAGCCGCAAAGTGAGGGCAAGCCAGCCTCCCAGGCAAAGCCAGAGAGCCAGCCGCGGGCCGCTGAAAAGCGCCCGGCTGAAGATTATGTGCCCCGGAAAGCAAAACGAAAAACGGACAGGGGGACGGACGATTCCCCCAAGGACTCTCAGGAGGACTTACAAGAAAGGCATCTGAGCAGTGAGGAGATGATGAGAGAATGTGGAGATGTATCAAGGGCTCAGGAGGAGCTAAGGAAAAAGCAGAAAATGGGTGGTTTTCACTGGATGCAAAGAGATGTACAGGATCCATTCGCCCCAAGGGGCCAACGGGGTGTGAGGGGAGTGAGGGGCGGAGGTAGGGGCCAGAAAGACTTAGAAGATGTCCCATATGTTTAA
- the TCEAL5 gene encoding transcription elongation factor A protein-like 5 isoform X2, giving the protein MVMHIGYRGSDLLSRYRPVLPPFILAQKFFCVGQEVWVPAFISLEKCRLLAEGNVRKSHFPEMATNPSTACGSLWLGWQRAKTRAGPGLDSLHSFPDAHSFGARNGGLGAGRRGGRGAELERGQGLRIGYQSGTPRKRATGRCLMEEEEDRGREQRRNGLHVCGCEH; this is encoded by the exons ATGGTAATGCACATAGGCTACAGAGGATCGGATCTGCTTTCTAGATACCGCCCCGTTCTACCCCCATTCATTTTGGCGCAGAAATTTTTTTGTGTTGGGCAAGAGGTATGGGTACCAGCTTTTATTTCCCTGGAGAAGTGCAGGCTTCTGGCAGAAGGAAATGTGAGGAAGAGTCATTTCCCCGAGATGGCTACGAACCCATCCACAGCCTGTGGATCCCTGTGGTTGGGATGGCAGAGGGCAAAGACCAGAGCAGGTCCAGGGCTGGattctctccactcctttcccgATGCTCACTCATTTGGTGCAAGAAATGGAGGGCTTGGTGCGGGGcggagaggggggaggggggcggaACTCGAGAGAGGTCAAGGGTTGAGAATTGGGTACCAGTCGGGAACTCCTAGGAAGCGGGCGACCGGGCGATGtctgatggaggaggaggaggatcgGGGAAGAGAACAGCGACGAAACG GTCTTCACGTCTGTGGTTGTGAGCACTAA